Below is a window of Streptomyces sp. NBC_01429 DNA.
CACCGGGGACCATGGGAGACACTGGAGCGCGTACGACGCACTCCCGAATGCCCCCGACCAGGAGCCGCCTCCCATGCCCCGCCTCGCTCTCTACGCCCTCGCCGTCTGTCTCCTCGCCGTCGTGGCGGCCGTCGTCTCCTTCGTCCAGGGCATGTGGCTCGGCGTCGTCTGGGTGCTGGTCGCCGGGCTCTCGTCCAACATGGCCTGGTACTACCTCCGCAAGGCCAGGTCCGACCGGGCCGCCACCACGGGCTGACGGCTCACGGCTCACGGACCGCAGACGTACTCGTTCCGCGTCGTCCAGAAACTGAAGAGGTTCCGGCCGCAGTAGCTGTCCAGCTCCGAGACGCCCAGCCCCCTCAGGATCGCGTCGACCGCGTCGAAGAAGGCGCGGTTGACCTCGGGGATGAAGAAGAGCAGGACGAAGACCGCCATCAGGCCGAACGGGGCGAAGGGTGCCACCTGGTGGCGGACCTTGGGGGAGAGCCAGGGCTCGATCACCCCGTACCCGTCCAGGCCCGGGACCGGCAGGAAGTTGAGGATGGCGGCGGTGACCTGGAGCAGGGCGAGGAAGCCCAGGGCGTAGCGGAAGGGCGCCGGGACGCCGGACAGGGCGTGCAGCCAGAAGGGCGCTGTGCAGACGAAGGCGAAGAGCACGTTGGTGAGCGGGCCGGCGGCCGAGATGAGGCTGTGCTTCCAGCGGCCCTGGACGCGGTT
It encodes the following:
- a CDS encoding site-2 protease family protein — encoded protein: MTTAIRKSDRRISPVFLGIVAVTAVAGWAVWTDFAASVGFAVFLFVTGGWITSLCLHEYAHARTALHSGDISIGAKGYLTLNPLKYTHALLSIVLPVIFVIMGGIGLPGGAVFIERNRVQGRWKHSLISAAGPLTNVLFAFVCTAPFWLHALSGVPAPFRYALGFLALLQVTAAILNFLPVPGLDGYGVIEPWLSPKVRHQVAPFAPFGLMAVFVLLFFIPEVNRAFFDAVDAILRGLGVSELDSYCGRNLFSFWTTRNEYVCGP